In Lacerta agilis isolate rLacAgi1 chromosome 8, rLacAgi1.pri, whole genome shotgun sequence, one genomic interval encodes:
- the SH2D6 gene encoding SH2 domain-containing protein 6, which yields MVPAVAENIYLDRPALRRFSEPNNLLQPKSLPFLPKPGADSDDDTSDGTFNFLAIERALQKGMMKQSVPPPLPLSARRGSLPVLGPSGSQAKAAASRDPLPALKDDEEETQEESIYVECEPRTASVPHKVLPCPTPVPPIQPLKQARPAVTPSGPQKAFAENLCKGVCLKSGSVPEDFCMENKAWYAGSCGRHTAEAALLRFNKDSAYLVRQSSRHAWNQPFTLAVLFKKHVYNIPIRYLEGSRQYTLGKDGRSHKELFDSVSSIIQSYTERPLVLVDGSTSAKEQTCLLFPVKP from the exons ATGGTTCCAGCGGTTGCAGAGAACATATATCTTG ATCGCCCAGCCTTGAGGCGCTTCTCTGAGCCAAACAACCTTCTCCAGCCCAAGTCCCTTCCG TTCCTGCCCAAGCCGGGAGCAGATTCTGACGACGACACCAGTGATGGGACATTCAACTTCCTGGCCATAGAAAGAG CTCTACAAAAAGGGATGATGAAGCAGTCTGTGCCGCcgcctcttcctctctcagcccGACGGGGGTCTCTGCCAGTCCTGGGTCCCTCTGGGTCCCAAGCAAAAGCTGCCGCCAGCAGAG ATCCTTTGCCAGCCCTGAAAGATGACGAG gaggagACCCAGGAGGAATCGATCTACGTGGAATGTGAGCCCAGAACAG ccTCCGTGCCCCACAAAGTGCTTCCTTGTCCAACCCCAGTGCCTCCTATCCAGCCTCTGAAGCAAGCCAG GCCAGCAGTCACTCCATCAGGACCCCAGAAG GCCTTTGCGGAAAACCTGTGCAAAG GTGTGTGTCTGAAGAGTGGATCCGTGCCAGAG GATTTTTGCATGGAAAACAAGGCCTGGTATGCAGGTAGCTGTGGCCGACATACAGCTGAGGCTGCCCTCCTCCGGTTTAATAAG GACAGTGCCTACCTGGTGAGGCAGAGCTCACGACATGCCTGGAACCAGCCGTTCACTCTGGCTGTGCTTTTCAAGAAGCACGTCTACAACATCCCCATCCGCTACTTAGAGGGCAGTCGTCAATATACACTTGGCAAGGACGGCAGGAGCCACAAAGAG CTCTTCGACAGCGTTTCCAGCATCATCCAAAGCTACACTGAGCGACCCTTGGTGCTGGTTGATGGCAGCACTTCTGCCAAGGAACAGACTTGCTTGCTGTTTCCAGTGAAGCCATGA